The Streptomyces sp. R28 region CGTCCAGCTGCCCCAGGGACGCTTCCTGGACCGGGAACGCAGCTGGCTAGCGTTCAACGAGCGCGTCCTCGAACTCGCCGAGGACCCGAACACCCCGCTCCTCGAACGGGCGAATTTCCTGGCGATCTTCGCCAGCAACCTGGACGAGTTCTTCATGGTCCGCGTGGCCGGACTGAAGCGCCGTATCGCCACCGGTGTCGCCACCCGGTCCGCGTCCGGCCTGCAGCCCCGCGAGGTCCTGGAGATGATCTGGGCCCGCTCCCGCGAGCTGATGGCCCGGCACGCCGCCTGCTACCACGAGGACGTCGCCCCCTCCCTCGCGGAGGAGGGCATCCACCTGGTCCGCTGGAGCGAGCTGCAGGAGAAGGAGCAGGCCCGCCTCTTCACCCTCTTCCGGCACCAGATCTTCCCGGTCCTGACCCCGCTGGCGGTCGACCCGGCGCACCCCTTCCCGTACATCTCCGGGCTCTCCCTGAACCTGGCCGTACGGGTCCGCAACCCCGTCACCGGCACCCCGCACTTCGCCCGCGTCAAGGTGCCGCCGCTGCTCTCCCGCTTCCTGGAGGCCTCCCCCGGCCGGTTCGTCCCGCTGGAGGACGTCATCGGCGCCCACCTGGAGGAGCTGTTCCCGGGCATGGAGGTCCTGGAGCACCACGCCTTCCGGGTCACCCGCAACGAGGACCTGGAGGTGGAGGAGGACGACGCCGAGAACCTCCTCCAGGCGCTGGAGAAGGAGCTCATGCGGCGCCGCTTCGGGCCGCCGGTGCGCCTGGAGGTCGAGGAGAACATCAACCAGGAGGTCCTGGACCTGCTGGTGCGCGAGCTGAAGATCAGCGAGGCCGAGGTCTACCCGCTGACCGGCCCCCTGGACCTCACGGGCCTCTTCCGCATCGCCTCCATCGACCGGCCCGAGCTGAAGTACCCGAAGTTCGTCGCGGGCACCCATCGCGATCTCGCCGAGGTCGAGTCGGCGTCCGCGCCCGACATATTCGCCGCGCTGCGCAACCGCGACGTGCTGCTGCACCACCCGTACGACTCCTTCTCCACCTCCGTGCAGGCGTTCCTGGAGCAGGCGGCCGACGACCCGGACGTCCTCGCGATCAAGCAGACCCTGTACCGGACGTCCGGCGACTCCCCCATAGTCAACGCGCTCATCGACGCCGCCGAGGCCGGCAAGCAGGTCCTCGTCCTGGTCGAGATCAAGGCCCGCTTCGACGAGCACGCCAACATCAAGTGGGCGCGCAAGCTGGAGGAGGCCGGCTGCCATGTGGTGTACGGCCTCGTCGGCCTGAAGACCCACTGCAAGCTGTCGCTGGTGGTCCGCCAGGAGGGCGAGACGCTACGGCGCTACAGCCACGTCGGCACCGGCAACTACCACCCGAAGACGGCACGGCTGTACGAGGACCTCGGCCTGCTGACGGCCGACCCGCAGGTCGGCGCGGACCTGTCCGACCTGTTCAACCGGCTGTCCGGCTACTCGCGCCGGGAGACGTACCGCCGTCTGCTCGTGGCCCCCAAGTCCCTGCGTGACGGCCTGATCTCGCGGATCAACAAGGAGGTCCAGCACCACCGTGCCGGGCGTCCCGCCTACGTCCGCATCAAGGTCAACTCGATCGTCGACGAGGCCCTCATCGACGCCTGCTACGGCGCGTCCCAGGCGGGCGTGCCGGTCGACATCTGGGTGCGCGGCATCTGCGCGATCCGCCCGGGCGTGACGGGACTGTCGGAGAACATCCGCGTCCGCTCGGTCCTCGGCCGCTTCCTCGAACACTCCCGGGTCTTCGCCTTCGGCAACGGCGGCGAGCCCGAGGTGTGGTTCGGCAGCGCCGACATGATGCACCGCAATCTCGACCGTCGTATAGAAGCCCTGGTCAGGGTCACCGACCCGGCCCACCGCGCCGCGCTGAACCGGCTCCTGGAGACCGGTATGTCCGACACCACCGCGTCCTGGCACCTCGGTCCGGACGGCGAGTGGACCCGGCACGCGACGGACGCGGACGGCCAGCCCCTGCGCAACGTCCAGGAGATGCTCATAGACGCCCGGAGGCGCCGGCGTGGCACAGCAACACCTTGATCCGACGGACCCCACGGCCGGGGCTGTGGCGGGGGACGCCCTCGCGGGCTACCTGCGCGCCCAGGCCACGGAGTTCCTCCGAGCCCTGCGCCTGCACCGGGAGACCGGCGGCGGCACCTCCAACGGCTCGGGGGAGTCCGTCGACGCGGCCCGGGCCCTGCGCCGCTCGGCCCGCCGCATCAGCGCCAGCCTGCACACGTTCCGTCCCTTGCTGGACACCGACTGGTCGGAGGCCATCCGCCCCGAGCTGGCCTGGCTCTCGGGAACGCTGGCGATGGAACACGCGTACTCGGCCCGCCTGGAACGCCTGCTGCTGGCCCTGCACCGCCTGTCGGGGGCCACGCCGCTGCCGACACAGACGGGCACGGCGGGCGCGAGCGGCGCGAGCAGGCTGACGGACACAGCGGCGAGCGGCCGCACCGACACGGCCACGGGCAGTCGTACCCATGCCGCCGCAGCCGGTCGTGCCGAGGCGACTGCGGCAAGCCGTGCCAACGCGGCTGCGGGCAGCCGTGCCGCAGGGGCCGCGTCCCTCCCGCCGAAAGCGGCGCCACCCGCCGGCCCCCCGGCCCACCCGACGCCCACCGCGGAACGCGGCAACCTCACCGTGGGCGCGGCCAAAGCAGGCGCCCTGCTCGAACGCCAGCTCACCCTGGCCCGGACCCGAGCGCACAGCACCGCCCTCCAGGCCCTCGGCAGCAGCCGCTTCCACGCGGTCGCCGACAACATCGCCGTACTGGCCAGCGAGGTCCCCCTCACCCCCGCCGCGGCCACCGGCGATCTGCGCCCCCTCGCGGCCGCCGCCGAGGAGCGCCTGAGCGACGCGGTGACGGCGCTGCCCCTGGTGACCGCGGGCCACCCCTACAACGCGGAGGCCCTGATCCACGGCCTCTCCCCGGACCCGGCCCCGCACCCGCAGGACGCGCCCTGGCACCAGGTCCGCCTGCTGCTGCGCCTGCACCGTTACGCCCGCGAGGTCCTGCACGGCGACGACGACTTGGTGGACGTACGGCTGCTGACCGCAGGCCAGGCCCTCAACCGGCACCGCGACGCCTCCGAGGCGGCGGCGGCCGCGGCCCAGGCGGCCCGCACGCCGCGGATCGCCCCGGCGACGGCCTACGCCCTCGGCGTGCTCCACGCCGACCAGCGGCACGAGGTGGAGGCGGCGCGGTTCGCGTTCCAGCAGTCCTGGCAGATCCAGCCGGCAGGCAGGACCTGAAGACGACAGGCAGGCTCTGAAGACGACGGGCAGGCTCTGAATCAGACGGTGGGCGTCCCCTGAAGGAGGCATACCCGGTGACTCACGCGAATGACCTCACCACCGTCCATGCGGCGGGCTGCGTCCTGTGGCGCCGTTCGCCGGTAGACGGTGAGCTGGAGATATGCCTGATCCACCGGCCGAAATACGACGACTGGTCCCACCCCAAGGGCAAGCTGAAACGCGACGAGGACCCCCTCTCCGGAGCCCTGCGCGAGGTCGCGGAGGAAACAGGCCACGCGGCCCGGCCGGGCGCCGCGCTGCCGACGCTGCGGTACCAGGCGAACGGCCGCCCCAAGGAGGTCCGCTACTGGGCGGCCGAGGCCGGACCCGGATCATTCGCCCCGAGCGACGAGGTGGACCGCCTGCTGTGGCTCCCGCCCACGGCGGCGCGGGGCCGGCTGACGCAGCCGAGGGACCGCGCCCTCGTGGACGCCCTGCTGCGGTCGCTGCGCCCGGCATAGTCCGCTACAACCCGCCACAAAGCCTCGGAATGCACCCGTGTCCTCAACGTAAGCGTTCCGTGACCTCACCGCACCGTCCCCAGGGGTTCACCCCTCGTTCATTTACGCCCTTCGGTGCCTTCACCTGTCCTGCCTAATTTCGGCCTTGCACGATGACGGATCGCGCCCGACGGGACGCGTCCGCATCGCCCATTCTTCGCACGCCGCCGAATTCAGGACGGCGGCTCCTGGAAGGAACTCCCTCAAGTGAAGCTTCAGCGCAAGAACCGGCGGGCTCTCGCTCTCGGCGCTCTCGCCGTCTCCGGCGCCCTGGCCCTCACGGCGTGCGGCTCCGACGACACCGGCAACACCGGCGGCGACTCCACCTCGACCGCCAAGGCCGGCAACATCGACTGTGGCGACGCCTCCGGCCAGCTGCAGGCCTCCGGCTCGTCCGCGCAGAAGAACGCGATCGACGCCTGGGTCAAGCAGTACATCGCGGCCTGCAAGAGCGTGCAGCTCAACTACAACCCGACGGGTTCGGGCGCCGGCGTCACCGCCTTCCTTCAGGGTCAGACCGCATTCGCCGGTTCGGACTCCGCGCTGGAGGCCGAGGAGATCACCGAGTCCAAGAAGACCGCGTGCACGGGCGGTGGCCAGGCCATCGACCTGCCCATGGTCGTCGGCCCGATCGGCGTCGGCTACAACGTGCCGGGTGTCGACAGCCTCGTCCTGGACGCCCCGACCCTCGCCAAGATCTTCGACAGCAAGATCACCAACTGGAACGACGCGGCGATCAAGAAGCTGAACCCCGAGGCGAAGCTTCCCGACCTCAAGATCCAGGCCTTCCACCGCTCGGACGAGTCCGGCACCACGGACAACTTCACCAAGTACCTGGGTGCCGCCGCGCCCAGCGACTGGAAGTACGAGCACAGCAAGTCGTGGGAGGCCAAGGGCGGCCAGTCCGCCTCCGGCTCCTCCGGTGTGGCGCAGCAGGTGACCCAGACCGCGGGTGCGATCTCCTACATGGAGCTCTCGTACGTGAAGGACGGCATGAAGGCCGTCAAGATCAAGACGGGTGCCGCCGAGCCGGTCGAGGCCACCACCGACAACGCCACCAAGTCCATCTCCGAGGCCAAGGTCGTCGGCACGGGCAAGGACCTGGCGCTGGAGCTGAACTACACGCCGAAGGCCGAGGGCGCCTACCCGATCACCCTGGTCACGTACGAGATCGTCTGTGACAAGGGCAACAAGGCGGAGACCCTCCCCGCCGTCAAGTCCTTCCTCTCCTACATCGCCTCCGAGGACGGCCAGGGCGTGCTGACCGAAGCCGGTTACGCCCCGGTCCCCGACGAGCTGATCACGAAGGTCCGCAGCACCGTCTCGGGCCTGAGCTGACCTGAGTGCGGCCCGCTCCACACGGGAGCGGGCCGCACCGTCCGGTGCACCGCCGCCAGGAGCCGCCGCCCACCCGCTTCGGCTCCGCTCGAGAGTCGTCGGACCCGACGGCTCCGCAGACCGGAGAACCCGATGGATATATCAACAAAGAGCACTGCGTCTCCCCCCACACCTGAGCCGCTCCCGACCGAGCAGAAGCGCGCCGCCCGCGGCGCCACCCGCCCCGGAGACCGGATCTTCCTCGCGCTCTCCCGCGGGTCCGGCATCTTCCTGCTGGTCGTCATGGCGGCCATCGCCGTCTTCCTCAGCCTGCGCGCCGCCCATGCGATCAGCAGGGACGAGGCCAACTTCTTCACCACCTTCGAGTGGAACCCCACCGCGTCCCCGCCGGAGTTCGGCATCGCCGTCCTGGCCTTCGGCACCGTCGTGTCGTCGATCATCGCGCTGGCCATCGCGGTCCCGGTCTCCCTCGGCATCGCCCTGTTCATCACGCACTACGCCCCGCGCAAGCTCGGCGGCCCCATCGCGTACGTGATCGACCTGCTCGCCGCCGTGCCGTCCATCGTCTACGGCCTGTGGGGCGCCCTCGTCCTGGTGCCGAACCTGGTCGGCCTGTACGGCTGGCTGGACGAGTACCTCGGCTGGACCGGCATCTTCGAGTGGAGCGGCGGCGCCCCGCGCGCGCTGCTCACCGTCGGCGTCCTGCTCGCGATCATGATCCTGCCGATCATCACGAACGTGAGCCGTGAGATCTTCCGCCAGGTCCCGCAGATGCACGAGGAGGCCGCCCTGGCCCTCGGCGCCACGCGCTGGGAGGTCATCCGGATGTCGGTCCTCCCCTACGGCCGCTCCGGTGTCATCTCCGCGTCGATGCTGGGCCTCGGCCGCGCGCTCGGCGAGACGATGGCGGTCGCCATGGTCCTGTCGCCGACCTTCGACATCAACGCCAGCCTGCTCGACCCGGGCGGCGGCACCTTCGCCCAGAACATCGCCAGCAAGTTCAACGAGGCCACCACCGACGGCCGTGACGCGCTGATCGCCTCCGGTCTGGTGCTCTTCGTCATCACCCTGCTGGTCAATGGCACCGCCCGCATCATCATCGAGCGGCGCAAGGAGTTCTCGGGGGCCAACGCATGAGCAACGCAACTCTCTCCGACCAGCGCCCCAACAGCCTCAAGGGCGCCACGCTGCCCAAGTGGTTCGGCTGGGCCGTCGCCGCGGGCTCGGTCGCTCTCGGCCTCGGCATCAGCGCGGCCGCCGGGCTGGACAGCAGCATCCAGTGGGCCCTGATCGCCTCGCTGCTGTTCGTCATCGGGTCGTACGGCATCTCGGCACGCGTCGAGGGCCGCCGGCAGGCGAAGGACCGCACGGCCACCAGCCTGATCTGGGTCGCGTTCCTGCTCGCCGTCATCCCGCTGGCCTCGCTCATCTACGAGACCATCGAGCGCGGTGTGAAGGTCCTCGACGGCTACTTCCTCAGCCACTCGATGGGTGTGGTCTCCGACACCGAGCCCGGCGGCGGCATCTACCACGCCCTCCTCGGCACCCTGGAGCAGGTCGGCATCGCCACGGTGATCTCCGTGCCGATCGGTGTGCTGACCGCCATCTACCTGGTCGAGTACGGCCGCGGCAAGCTCTCCAAGGCCATCACCTTCTTCGTCGACGTCATGACGGGCATCCCGTCGATCGTCGCGGGTCTGTTCATCCTCAGCCTGTGGATCGTGATCCTGGACATGGGCTACTCCGGCTTCGCCGGCTCGATGGCCCTGTCCATCCTGATGCTGCCGGTGGTCGTCCGCTCCACCGAGGAGATGCTCAAGCTCGTCCCGAACGAGCTGCGCGAGGCCTCGCTGGCGCTGGGCGTGCCCAAGTGGCGCACCATCCTCAAGGTGGTCCTGCCGACCTCCATCGGCGGTATCACCACGGGTGTGATGCTCGCCGTCGCGCGTATCACCGGTGAGACCGCTCCGCTGCTGCTGCTGGTGTGGGTGACGAACTTCATCAACGCCAACCCGTTCAAGGACCCGCAGGGTTCGCTGCCGGTTTACATCTACCTGCAGTTCGCGAACAGTGGTGGTCAGGGTCCGGCGTACGACCGTGCCTGGGCGGCGGCTCTGGTGCTCATCGCCTTCATCATGATCCTCAACCTGGTGGCTCGCGGGATCGCCCGCTGGAAGGCACCGAAGACGGGCCGCTAGCCCGTCGATTTGCGGCTACCGCCGCGTGTGGCCGATCAGCGACCCGAACCCCCTCGAAAGAAGCAGTGATTCACATGGCCAAGCGCATCGATGTCAGCGGCCTCAACGCCTACTACGGTTCCTTCCTGGCCGTCGAGGACATCTCGATGACCGTCGAGCCCCGTTCCGTCACCGCCTTCATCGGCCCCTCCGGCTGCGGCAAGTCCACCTTCCTGCGCACCCTGAACCGGATGCACGAGGTCACGCCGGGCGGCCGAGTCGAGGGCAAGGTGCTGCTCGACGACGAGAACCTGTACGGCACCGGAATCGACCCGGTGGCCGTACGGCGTGAGGTCGGCATGGTCTTCCAGCGGCCGAACCCCTTCCCCACCATGTCCGTCTACGACAACGTCGCGGCCGGCCTGCGCCTCAACGGCAAGTACAAGAAGTCGCAGCTGGACGAGGTCGTGGAGAAGTCCCTCAAGGGCGCGAACCTCTGGAACGAGGTGAAGGACCGCCTGAACAAGCCCGGTTCCGGCCTCTCCGGCGGCCAGCAGCAGCGTCTGTGCATCGCGCGGGCCATCGCGGTGGAGCCCAAGGTCCTGCTGATGGACGAGCCCTGCTCGGCCCTGGACCCGATCTCCACGCTCGCCATCGAGGACCTGATCGGCGAGCTGAAGGAACGCTTCACGATCGTCATCGTGACGCACAACATGCAGCAGGCGGCGCGCGTCTCGGACCGCACGGCCTTCTTCAACCTCGCCGCCGTCGGCCAGCCCGGCAAGCTGATCGAGATAGACGACACGGAGCGCATCTTCTCCAACCCGTCGGTCCAGGCCACGGAGGACTACATCTCCGGCCGCTTCGGCTGATCCGCCGCCAGGCGACACAAACCCCTCGCGGTGCTGCATGGCGGTGCCACCGCGAGGCAGATAAAGGGCCCGCCCCCTGGCTTCCAGGGGGCGGGCCCGTCTCTGTTATGCGGAGGCGTCTCGGGAGCCGGCCTCGGGAGCCGGCCTCGGAAGGTGGCTTCGGAAGGTGGCTTCGGAAAGCGCCGCCTCTCACCGCCTCCTTACCGCCGTCTCAACCCCCCAGATGCCCTTCCGCGTCCGTCCGCGCCAGACTCCGCGCGCGTCTCGCCGGCCCTCGCCAGCCGCAGCTGCACTGGGCTGTGCAGAAGGGGCCCTTCTCCACCGTCGTCGTGCGGTGGTCGAAGGGGTCGCCGTGATTTCGGGAAGAGGTCGGTCCGTCCTGCTGCGCCACACCGACAACGTTACCCAGGGCAAGTAAGCGCAACGCCCCCGCGTGCGTGACGAGGGCACCTACCCGTCGTTAACCGGAACGACAGGGGGCCCGTGACGGACGTACCGGCTGGGGGTAGGCAGGCGATGACGGAGCGGCAGCAGCACAAGCCGAGGCGCGGGGCCGGCGTTGCGGCTGGGGTCCTGTGTATCTGTCTGGCGGGCAGCGGGTGCGCGGATCTCGGCGCCGCCGCCGAGGACGCGCGCGAGGGCGAGGCCGTGCAAACCGTGCGGAGCGCCGCCGACGCGCTCGTCGGCGCCCGGAGCTCCAAGACCCGTACCTCCATGGAGATGGCCACCGGCGGCACCCGCGTCACCATCCGCGGCGAGGGCGTGTACGACTTCCGCAAGCAGCTCGGGGAGCTGAAAGTCCTGCTGCCGCAGGATCCCGCCGGCACCCCCGACCACCGGCCGATCAGGGAACTCCTCGCTCCCGGGGCCCTGTTCATGAAGAACCGAGGCGCCGGCGTGCCCACCGACAAATGGGTGCGCGTCGAGACGCGGTCCCTCTCCGACGGCAACCTCGTCACCGGCGGGGCCACCGATCCGTTCGCCGCCGCCGAGGTGCTGCGCGGGGCGCGGACGGCGACGTATGTGGGTGAGGACGAGATCGCCGGTACGCCGGTGCGGCACTACCGGGGCACCGCTGACCTGGGGATTGCCGCTCAGGGCGCGTCCGACGGGAACAAGGGACCGCTGGCGGCGGCGGCGAAAGGGTTCGCCACGGATCAGGTGCCGTTCGACGTCTACCTCGACGAGTCCGGCCGGATCCGCAAGGTCCGGCACCGGTTCAGCTTCGTCAACGGACAGCAGAACAACGCCGTCGCCGTGGCCTCGACGACCTTGCTGTACGACTTCGGGGCCCCCGTCGACGTACGGCTGCCGGACGGCGACGACATCTACGCGGGCAAGATCGCCGAGGAGTGAGGGCCGGCGTATGCGTGCGTGACGGGCGTCGAGAACTAGCCCGTCCGTGCCATGCGCGGCGTGTAGGCCGCTGCCTACTCTAGGAAGTCGGTAACGGCAGAGAAGAGGTGATGCACGTGGCTCCGGTCGGCGGTACGGCAGTTCAGGACCACGTCGCCCTCGCCGAGATCGAGCTGTGCGGAGAGCTGATCATCGCGGCGTCGACCGCCCGCGAGGACCGGCTCAGCCTGGAGAGCATCGACGAGGTGCTGCGAGTCGCGGAGGAGAGGGACCTGTCGGGCGAGTGAGCATTCTCAGCCACTCCCAGGTCCGCGGCAGTCGTTCTCAGGCCGGCAGCCGTCGCTCTCAGGTCCGCAGCAGTCGCCCGATCGCCTTGGTCGCTTCCTCCACCTTGGCGTCGATCTCCCCACCGCCCTTGAGGGCCGCGTCGGCGACGCAGTGGCGGAGGTGCTCCTCCAGCAGTTGCAGGGCGAAGGACTGCAGGGCCTTGGTGGAGGCGGACACCTGCGTGAGTATGTCGATGCAGTAGACGTCCTCGTCGACCATCCGCTGCAGGCCACGGATCTGGCCCTCGATCCGGCGCAGGCGCTTGAGGTGCTCGTCCTTCTGCTTGTGGTAGCCGTGGATGCCGCGGTCGTGGTCGGTCACGACGGCGGATGTGTCCTCCGCCTCGGAGGGCGCGCCCGCGCCGGCCTCGGTGGTCGTCATCGCGTCCTCCAGACGTAGACCGCTTCACATACCCCTACTGGGTATATCGTACCGAACTTTGCTGGGTATAGGGCCTGTGGCCGACGCCGCGAACGACCGCTGGACTGGACCACCGGGCAGCCCCCGTGCCGACCACTGTGCCCGATGGGCGACACTGGAGGACGGCCCATTAGCCGTGGCCGGATGATGCGCCTAGCATCAGCCTGACCGAAACCGATGCTTCTTGAGGACCCCACGTGCGATTTCGTCTGACCCCCCGGGAGACGAGCTTCTACGACATGTTCGCCGCATCCGCGGACAACATCGTCACGGGCTCGAAGCTCCTGATGGAACTGCTCGGGGCGGACACCGCCGGCCGGGCCGAGATCGCAGAGCGTATGCGGGCCGCGGAACACGCAGGTGACGACGCCACACACGCGATCTTCCACCAGCTGAACTCCTCGTTCATCACGCCGTTCGACCGCGAGGACATCTACAACCTCGCGTCCTGCCTCGACGACATCATGGACTTCATGGAGGAGGCCGTCGACCTGGTCGTCCTCTACAACGTCGAGGAACTGCCCAAGGGCGTCGAGCAGCAGATCGAGGTGCTGTCGCGCGCGGCCGAGCTGACGGCCGAGGCGATGCCGAACCTGCGCACGATGGACAACCTCACCGAGTACTGGATCGAGGTCAACCGCCTCGAGAACCAGGCCGACCAGATACACCGCAAGCTCCTCGCCCACCTCTTCAACGGCAAGTACGACGCGATCGAGGTCCTCAAGCTCAAGCAGATCGTGGATGTGCTGGAAGAGGCGGCGGACGCCTTCGAGCATGTGGCGAACACGGTGGAGACCATCGCCGTCAAGGAGTCCTGAGAACCACCCATGGACACCTTTGCGCTGGTCGCGACCATCGGAGTCGCGCTCTTCTTCACGTACACCAACGGCTTCCACGACTCCGCGAACGCGATCGCGACATCCGTGTCGACGCGCGCGCTGACGCCGCGGGCCGCGCTGGCGATGGCCGCGGTGATGAACCTCGGTGGTGCCTTTCTGGGGTCCGGCGTCGCCAAGACGGTCAGTGAGGGCCTGATTCAGACACCCGAGGGCTCGAAGGGAATGGGCATTCTCTTCGCGGCACTGGTGGGCGCGATCACCTGGAACCTCGTCACCTGGTACTTCGGCCTACCGTCGTCCTCCTCGCACGCCTTGTTCGGCGGCATGGTGGGAGCGGCGCTGGCCGGCGGGACGACGGTGTACTGGAGCGGCGTCCTGGAGAAGGTCGTCATCCCGATGTTCGTGTCGCCGATCGTCGGCCTGTGCGCGGGCTACCTGGTGATGACGGCCATCATGTGGATCTTCCGACGCGCCAACCCGCACAAGGCCAAGCGTGGCTTTCGTATCGCACAGACGGTCTCGGCCGCCGGAATGGCCCTCGGGCACGGCCTTCAGGACGCCCAGAAGACGATGGGCATCGTGGTGATGGCTCTGGTCATCGCCGACGTCGAGGACTACGGCGACCCGATCCCGGTGTGGGTCAAGATCGTGTGCGCCGTGATGCTGTCACTCGGCACCTACGCCGGCGGCTGGCGCATCATGCGCACCCTCGGCCGCAAGATCATCGAACTCGACCCGCCACAGGGCTTCGCCGCGGAGACGACCGGCGCGTCGATCATGTTCACCACAGCCTTCCTCTTCAAGGCCCCGATCTCCACGACCCACGTCATCACCTCCGCGATCATGGGCGTGGGCGCGACAAAGCGGGTGAACGCCGTGCGGTGGGGCGTGGCCAAGAACATCGTCATGGGTTGGTTCATCACCATGCCGGCAGCGGCGGCGGTGGCAGCGGCGGCCTTCGGCCTCGTGAACCTGGCGTTCTTGTAGACGCCGCCCGGGAGGGGGACCCGGCCGGCGGGGACCCGGTCCGCGATCCGAGAGCCCGCGGCCCTCGCGCGGCTACGGTGACGGCGGCGGCGTTCGTGGTCGTGCACCCGACGTTCGCATCCGCGCCGGGAGGTCACGGAGGCCGGGAAGTCACGGAGGCCTGGCGTTCGATCTCGGCCGGCTTCACCTCTCAACGCCGGACCAGGCACTTCAGCCCGTCTGGGGGTGCCCCCTCTGGGGGAGTTTGAGGACGAGGCCGTTCAGGCCGACGGGGGTCCAGGGGCGGAGCCCCCTGGCGGGGTCGAAGGGGCGGAGCCCCTTCAGGATGGGACGGGTAGGGGCGGCGGGGGCGAGAATCCCCAGGCCCGCACACGAACGACCACCGCACCATGGAACCCCGACCCCCGCCACCCCGTCTCGTTCCACGTAACCCCCAGGAGGCGACATGGAACGGCGTACCTTCATCGGCGGCGGCGCAGCAGCCCTCACCGCCCTGGCAGCGACCGCCTGCAACGGCAACTCAGACACAGGCGCAGGCTCCGGCACGGGCGCAGACACAGGCGCAGACACGGGCACCCGCACCCAAACCACCGCCACCCGCTCCACCACCGCCTCCGCCGCCACCCCCGCCAACTGGACCGCCCTGGCCCGAGACCTCGACGGCCGCCTCATCCGCCCGGGCGACGCCGACTGGAAGTCGGCCCACCAGCTCTACAACACCCGCTTCGACTCTCTGAAACCCGCCGCGGTCGCCTACGTCGCCCACCCCGACGACATCCGCACCACCCTCGCCTACGCCCGAGCCCACAACCTCCACGTCGCCATCCGCAACGGCGGCCACTCCTACGCCGGCTGGTCCTCCGGCAACAACCGCCTGATCATCGACGTCTCCAAGCTCAACCGCATCCGCGCCTCGGGCAACACCGCGGTCGTCGGCG contains the following coding sequences:
- the pstC gene encoding phosphate ABC transporter permease subunit PstC, translated to MDISTKSTASPPTPEPLPTEQKRAARGATRPGDRIFLALSRGSGIFLLVVMAAIAVFLSLRAAHAISRDEANFFTTFEWNPTASPPEFGIAVLAFGTVVSSIIALAIAVPVSLGIALFITHYAPRKLGGPIAYVIDLLAAVPSIVYGLWGALVLVPNLVGLYGWLDEYLGWTGIFEWSGGAPRALLTVGVLLAIMILPIITNVSREIFRQVPQMHEEAALALGATRWEVIRMSVLPYGRSGVISASMLGLGRALGETMAVAMVLSPTFDINASLLDPGGGTFAQNIASKFNEATTDGRDALIASGLVLFVITLLVNGTARIIIERRKEFSGANA
- a CDS encoding CHAD domain-containing protein, whose protein sequence is MAQQHLDPTDPTAGAVAGDALAGYLRAQATEFLRALRLHRETGGGTSNGSGESVDAARALRRSARRISASLHTFRPLLDTDWSEAIRPELAWLSGTLAMEHAYSARLERLLLALHRLSGATPLPTQTGTAGASGASRLTDTAASGRTDTATGSRTHAAAAGRAEATAASRANAAAGSRAAGAASLPPKAAPPAGPPAHPTPTAERGNLTVGAAKAGALLERQLTLARTRAHSTALQALGSSRFHAVADNIAVLASEVPLTPAAATGDLRPLAAAAEERLSDAVTALPLVTAGHPYNAEALIHGLSPDPAPHPQDAPWHQVRLLLRLHRYAREVLHGDDDLVDVRLLTAGQALNRHRDASEAAAAAAQAARTPRIAPATAYALGVLHADQRHEVEAARFAFQQSWQIQPAGRT
- the pstS gene encoding phosphate ABC transporter substrate-binding protein PstS, encoding MKLQRKNRRALALGALAVSGALALTACGSDDTGNTGGDSTSTAKAGNIDCGDASGQLQASGSSAQKNAIDAWVKQYIAACKSVQLNYNPTGSGAGVTAFLQGQTAFAGSDSALEAEEITESKKTACTGGGQAIDLPMVVGPIGVGYNVPGVDSLVLDAPTLAKIFDSKITNWNDAAIKKLNPEAKLPDLKIQAFHRSDESGTTDNFTKYLGAAAPSDWKYEHSKSWEAKGGQSASGSSGVAQQVTQTAGAISYMELSYVKDGMKAVKIKTGAAEPVEATTDNATKSISEAKVVGTGKDLALELNYTPKAEGAYPITLVTYEIVCDKGNKAETLPAVKSFLSYIASEDGQGVLTEAGYAPVPDELITKVRSTVSGLS
- a CDS encoding NUDIX hydrolase, with product MTHANDLTTVHAAGCVLWRRSPVDGELEICLIHRPKYDDWSHPKGKLKRDEDPLSGALREVAEETGHAARPGAALPTLRYQANGRPKEVRYWAAEAGPGSFAPSDEVDRLLWLPPTAARGRLTQPRDRALVDALLRSLRPA
- the pstA gene encoding phosphate ABC transporter permease PstA: MSNATLSDQRPNSLKGATLPKWFGWAVAAGSVALGLGISAAAGLDSSIQWALIASLLFVIGSYGISARVEGRRQAKDRTATSLIWVAFLLAVIPLASLIYETIERGVKVLDGYFLSHSMGVVSDTEPGGGIYHALLGTLEQVGIATVISVPIGVLTAIYLVEYGRGKLSKAITFFVDVMTGIPSIVAGLFILSLWIVILDMGYSGFAGSMALSILMLPVVVRSTEEMLKLVPNELREASLALGVPKWRTILKVVLPTSIGGITTGVMLAVARITGETAPLLLLVWVTNFINANPFKDPQGSLPVYIYLQFANSGGQGPAYDRAWAAALVLIAFIMILNLVARGIARWKAPKTGR
- a CDS encoding RNA degradosome polyphosphate kinase, producing MTPAVPEPAPPPGGSARNGDARHLPATLPPALSDAPISLATRNNGHMSQSTNAQANVQHAQPSVGSIAAHRPHTVTSAVVSELEPDIDADLDAYEVSEIDGVQLPQGRFLDRERSWLAFNERVLELAEDPNTPLLERANFLAIFASNLDEFFMVRVAGLKRRIATGVATRSASGLQPREVLEMIWARSRELMARHAACYHEDVAPSLAEEGIHLVRWSELQEKEQARLFTLFRHQIFPVLTPLAVDPAHPFPYISGLSLNLAVRVRNPVTGTPHFARVKVPPLLSRFLEASPGRFVPLEDVIGAHLEELFPGMEVLEHHAFRVTRNEDLEVEEDDAENLLQALEKELMRRRFGPPVRLEVEENINQEVLDLLVRELKISEAEVYPLTGPLDLTGLFRIASIDRPELKYPKFVAGTHRDLAEVESASAPDIFAALRNRDVLLHHPYDSFSTSVQAFLEQAADDPDVLAIKQTLYRTSGDSPIVNALIDAAEAGKQVLVLVEIKARFDEHANIKWARKLEEAGCHVVYGLVGLKTHCKLSLVVRQEGETLRRYSHVGTGNYHPKTARLYEDLGLLTADPQVGADLSDLFNRLSGYSRRETYRRLLVAPKSLRDGLISRINKEVQHHRAGRPAYVRIKVNSIVDEALIDACYGASQAGVPVDIWVRGICAIRPGVTGLSENIRVRSVLGRFLEHSRVFAFGNGGEPEVWFGSADMMHRNLDRRIEALVRVTDPAHRAALNRLLETGMSDTTASWHLGPDGEWTRHATDADGQPLRNVQEMLIDARRRRRGTATP